ACGAAAACAAGGTGCCGGACATGCCCATTGGCGTGATCCCGATCGACTCCATTTTCTCCCCGGTCACCCGCGTGAAGTACTCCGTGCAGAATACCCGTGTGGGCCAGATGACCGACTACGACAAGCTGATCCTTGAAGTATGGACGGACGGGCGCATCTCCCCCGCAGACGCCATGCTCCAGGCCTCCGCCATTCTGCGCCACCACCTGGACGTCTTCGTCAACTATGACGACAAGCAGGTCAACTTTGAAGAAGCTCCTTCCGCCGTCCAGGACGAGGAAACGGCCCGCCTGCGCAAGCTGCTCAACATGAGCGTCAACGAAATCGAGCTTTCCGTGCGCGCCGCCAACTGCCTCAACAACGCCAACATCACCACCGTTGGCCAGCTCGCCATGAAGAGCGAAAGCGAAATGCTCAAGTACCGCAACTTCGGCAAGAAGTCCCTCAACGAAATCAAAGACAAGCTGCTGGAACTGGGCCTTTCCCTGGGTGTTCAGGTGGATCCCTCCCTGCTTACCGGTCCCGTGCCGCAGGCCAAGCCGCGCCTGGGTCTGGAAGAGGAAAGCCCCGTGGGCCTGGCAGACCTGATTGCCGCCAACATCGAAGACGACGACGACTAAATCTCACAAAACCAACACACATAGAAAAATATCATCATGAGACACGGTGTAAAAACCTCCAAGCTTCAGCGCAACGCTTCTCACCGCAGGGCTTTGCTCGCCAACCAGGCATGCAGCCTCATCCTCAACGGACGCATCACCACCACCCTGGCCAAGGCCAAGGCTCTCCGTCCCTATGTGGAAAAGCTGATCACGCTCGCCAAGCGCGGCGACGTGCATTCCCGCCGCCTGGCTACCGCCACCATTCACAACACGGCCGCCGTCAAGCGCCTGTTTGATGAAATCGCTCCCCTCTGCGCGGAACGCAAGGGCGGCTATACCCGCATCGTCAAGCTGGGCCAGCGTCTGACGGACTCCGCCCTCGTGGCCATGATCGAAATCATCGATCTGCCCCGCGAAACGGCTGAAAAGGAAGAAGCTCCCGCAACCACGGAAGCAACCGCCTAAGGCCGTTCCCTGACACATCAGGTTTAACCATCCGCCCCGGCCTCTCGCAGAGACCGGGGCGGATTTTCTATTCATATTGGCGGTAAAGAGATTACGGAGGAAGTGCGGTGGCAAGATCGCTCTTGCTTCTTTCCTGCCGGAACGGTATAATTCAGCCTCAACTATGGACGCAGTATTATTGTTTTCCGGACAAGGTGCCCAAAAAGTAGGCATGGGCAAAGATTTGTATGACCAGTATCCCGCAGCCAGGGCCCTGATTGAGCAGGCGGACAAGGCGCTTGGGGAATCCCTCTCCTCCATCATGTTTGAAGGCCCCGGCGAAGAACTGACCCGCACCTGCAACTGCCAGCCTGCTCTCTACGTGCATGGCCTGGCCTGCCTGGCCGTCTTGAAGGAGCTGGCGCCTTCCCTGAATCCCGTGGCTGCCGCCGGCCTTTCCCTGGGTGAATTCACGGCTCATGCGGCTGCCGGAACCTATACCTTTGAAGAAGGCCTTCGCCTGGTCCAGAAGCGCGGCGCGTTCATGGAGGAAGCCTGCAACGCCACGAAGGGCACCATGGCGGCGATGATCGGCGGGACGGATGAAAACGTCATCAAGCTGGCGCAGGAATGCGACGTGGACGTTGCCAACTTCAACTGCCCCGGCCAGACGGTCGTTTCCGGCACGGAAGAAGGCGTGGACAAGGCCATTGCCGGAGCCAAGGCTGCCGGCTGCAAGATCGCCAAGAAGCTCAATGTGGCGGGAGCCTACCATTCCCGCCTGATGCACAGCGCCATGGTGAAGCTGGCGGAGGAACTCAAGAATGTCTCCTTCGGCACGCCTTCCATGCCCGTCTACTGCAACTATGAAGCCCGCGTGGTGGAAGGGCCGGACGACATCCGCAATGTGCTGGAGCACCAGGTGTGCGGCTCCGTGCGCTGGACGGCCTCCATGCAGAAGCTGGTGGACCAGGGCCACCGCCTTTTCATTGAACTGGGACCGGGCAAGACGCTGGCCGGCATGATGGGCCGCATCTGCAAGGATGCCACCGTCATCTCCATCGAAGACGTGCCCAGCCTGGAAGCCGCCGTTGCGGAATTAAATAAATAATTCTCCGTAACAGTAATTTTCAAACCGCCGGATCTTCAACGGTCCCGGCGGTTCTTTATTTCAAGTTATCCGACGGCACGGCGTCCCGGCCCGGGTGCAACACGGTGGCGGACATTCCGCCGCGCTCTTATTCCCTGCCGGGAGCAGCGGTAATGCCGCACTTTTCCACAAGCGTGTGGACGTAGCATAAAAGCTTGCCCATGAAAACGAGGATGCAGGGAATCAGGATGATTACTTCCAGTTCGGCATGGTTCGTCAGGAAAAATATCACGATGCCAAAGCAGAAAAAGAGGGTTGCCGCTGCGTAAAACAGGATGCGGATGGAAGGCTGCTCCTTCTTTGAAGGCTGGAGCGCCTTGAATTTAATCCGCCTCTGCAGAATGGCGGAAAGGGGGACCCAGTTCCGGGAATCTTCTTTCCTGACCATGGTGGTGGAAAACGGAAGCTTGCCGGCTGCCGCCAGCGTGTCGATCACTTCCTTGCTGACGGGACCGGCGGTTTTCTCATCGGTGCGGTAATGGTAGAGCGTTGCTCTGGCGGGTATCGGGCTCATAGGCTGCAGGGGAGAGAGCGGAGAGGAGGAAAATGTTTGCGTCTGGTCAGCGTTCCGGTTCCTGGGCGGGCATTTTCCTCATGCCTCCGGTAAGAAGGTGCATGTACATCAGCATCTTTCCCATGAAAAACGCTATGGCAGGCACGAACAGCACTTCCATGTAAAGAATGGTGTGGAGCATGATGGAATGCGCCACGCCGCAGGCCAGAAGGAGAAGGGCAATGATGTAAAACAGGAGGCAGCTTTTAGGAGGGCGGCAGGAAAGCATGAAGGCGGATGCCCTGAGGCGCGCCAGGCGCTCCTGGCGGCGCAGCTCCGTTGCGAGCGGCATCCAGCACTGGGAATGTTCCTCCCGGATCATGGTGTCCGGAAGAATTTTCTTGGAGACAAGCAGGGCGTGGAGGTCTGTCAGGCAGATAGGGCCCACAATCTTGTCTTTGACGCGGTAGTGATATAATGGGGTACGTTGGGAAGCCATTCTCCTTACATAAGGCATGAAAGGAATTCCGTCAAGAAACAAGCGTAACGGAATGGAAGGCGGAATTCCCGAATTCCTAAAGAAGTTCCGCCAGGGAACGGATTTTACTGGTTGCCAGGGAAAAATCCGCCTGCTCCGTCACCCGGTTCGGGATGGAGATGACGGGCATTCCTGCGCGGTGTGCGGCGGTGGTGCCGTTCTGGGAATCTTCCAGCACCAGGCATTCAGCCGGCTGCATGCCCAGGTTTTCCGCAGCCTTCAGGAACAGGGCCGGGTCCGGTTTGACGGGAAGGCCGTCGTCACGGCAGATGACGGTCTGGAAATAGGGCATGATGTCCAGCCTGTTCAGCCAGCCGTCCACCCAGCGGTGGGAAGAGCTGGAGGCCACGCCCATGGGCGTTCCGGCTTCCGCCAGGCTCCGGATGAGTTCGCAGGCTCCTGGCAGAAGGCCGGCGTGCTCCAGGTCGCGGACGATTTCCTCCTGGCGGCGGCCGTTGACGGCTTCCCAGTCGAAGGTGCGGCCCGTCAGTTGTTCCAGATGCTCCCCGGGGTTCCAGTGGGTGTAGCCGCTCCCCAGGCACTGGTTGAACAAATCCAGGGGGAGGGCGTGGCCGCAGGATGCGAACACGCGTTCCCAGGAAGAATAAATGGCGTATTCCGTATCCACCAGCAGCCCGTCAAAGTCAAAAATCACGGCGCGTGCCCGGTGGAGCAGTTCGCGGGCTTTCCGGACGGCTGCCAGGGAGTCGTCAAGGTGGTCAGGGTTGGTCATGGACGGGTGTCTTTTTCAAGCCTCTCAGCATCTCCATGAAGCTTCTGTGGGCCAGCTTGGTCTGGAACAGGCGGATGGCGATGATGGTGTAAATGATGTTGGGCATCCACGCCCCCAGCCAGGTGGGGAGGTAGCCTGCGGAGGCCAGCGTGGGGAAAAACTCATACAGGAACAGCATGGCCGCCGCCAGGAACAGCGCAATGCCGATGCCGGACATGGCGGAGCGCCGCTGGAACGTGATGGCGGAAGGAATGGCGATGAATGTCAGGATAATGCAGGAAAACATGCGGGCTATCCTGACGTGCCATTCCGTTTGCAGGCTTCTGAGGTACTTGGCGTTTGTCGTGCCGGACCTGATGATTTCCTGGAGGGCCGGAGTGCCCTGGGTATCCACGCGGACGTTGGGGGAAATCAACTGCCAGGGAGTCTCTGGATAATGCTCTTTCAACGTTTGGTATTCCTGCCCGGCGAACACGGGCACGTCGTTCAGCTGGCGGGGTTCCTCCTGGGAATAATTCCTTTTGATGGCTTGCCGGAATGTCCATGTTCTGGAAGCCGGGTCCCACATGGCTTCATCCGCAAACAGCTCGTACTCCATCTTTCCGGGCGCGCTGAACTGTTCCACGCGCACCTGCCTGAACGGCTCGCCGGGGGAGTCTATTCCGGGAGGGTCGCCGAGGTACCAGATGCGGGATTCCGCGTCGTTCTTGTAGATGGTGCTCCGGGAGGCGTCGTCATTTTTATTCTGGCTCAGGGAGGAAAACATCAATTTCCTGTACAGAGTGGAATTGGGAGCCCAGTGAAACCCGAAGATGCCGAAGTAGATGGCCGCAAAGACGGCACCGATGATGACCGGGGCGTTGATCCGGAGCAGGGATCTCCCGGATTGCAGCATGCCGGTGATTTCCGAGGATGAGGAAAGCTTGGTAAGCGCCCAGAGCGTTCCCAGCAGAAGGGTGTAGGGAAGGATCAGGTTCAGAATCATGGGCAGCTGGCTCAGGTAGAAGCGGAAGGTGCCCGCCAGGGGGGAATCCAGGTTCATCAGGTCCCCCACATTGTCCGCAAAGTCGCCGATGATGTAAATCAGCGTGAGGATGGCCGTGCACATGATGAAAGCCGTGAACCAGGTACGCGCCACATACCTGTCCAGGATGCCCGAGCGGTTGTACAGCAGCATCCCCAGCGCCGGAAGGAAACAGCCCAGGAGAATGAGCCAGGGCCGCAGAAGCTGGGCAAGGGGATATTCGGACGGCGTGCCGGGAATTTCCCATTGCATCTGGGACCATTCCCGGGGCATCAGGAACCAGGCCGCCGTTCCTCCCAGCGCAAGCAGGAGGAGGAATGCGAACCATTGGCGGAAATGTCGGGCCTGGATTGCCATGAAAAAGTAAGGTGGGACAAGGATGCCAGATCGGGGGCGGGAAATAAAGCGTTATTTGGCCGCCGGGCAGGGACGGAGGCTTGCCGGAACCGCATGTCCGTGCGCCCGCGCCTGTCCAGCGGAGGGCGGTGCGGCACGGCTCCATGCGGGCCGGAATGGCGTGCGGAAGATATTCTCCTGATAGAAGTTGAGTGTTGTCAACGTAGACAGGATGGGATAAAATCTTCCTGACAACCGCTTTCCGGGTACAGCTTTTCCATGTTCAAACGTCTTGTTCAACTGTTTCTTCTGCTCCTTCTGGCAGCAGTGGGCGTCCTGGTGTGGTTTGCGTGGTATGTGTCCACTCCGTTGCTCGTTCCCGTGGGGGGGGATGAACCCTCCGCTTCTCCCGTTGCGGATTCCCTGGTGATGGAGCCGGTGGAAGCCGTCTCCGCCGACGGTACCGCCATTGAAGGCTATCTGGTGCGTCCGGGGCGTCCGGAGGCCTTGTCCCCGCGCCAGAGCCGCGTGCGGGATACCTTGAAACTGCGCGGAAGAATGCCGCATCTGGAGGCGAAGCCGGAGCTGGTGGTGATAGCCACCTCCTGGGACCAGGGGGTGAAAGGCTCCCTGCCGCTGGCGGAAGGACTGACCGGAGCCGGTTACACGTGCCTGGTATGGAATCCGCGCGGGAAAAACGACGCCCGGAAATTCTGCACGTACGGATTGAAGGAATATGCGGACGTAACGGCTCTGCTGGACGCCGTATCCCGGAAACAGGGGGGATTGCCGCCCGTGGCCGCCGTAGGGCAGGGGTTTGGGGCAGCGGTGCTGCTGAAAGCCGCGTCTGAAGATCCCCGCATCCGCTGCATGGTCAGCATGGACTGCTTTCCTTCCCTGAAAACCGTGGCCGTCCGGGAAATGGAGCAGGACTGGGGCAAGCCCCTGTGTTATGCCGCGTACTGGCTGCTGGATGCCGGCGTTGACTGGCGTGCGGATTTCAGTACGTTTGACGTGGCTCCCGTAGACGATGCCCTGAAACTGGATTATCCCGTCATGGTGGTCTGCACGAACCAGTACTTCTTCTCCACCCTGGAGGATTGCCTGAGCATTTACGACTCCCTGAGAAACGAGAAAAAACAACTTTATGAATCCATCCGGGAAGGCGAGCCCTACGGCACCCGGGAGCGGACCTTCCTCCATTCCATTGAAGGAAAAAAGGGGGAGAAATTTGAGAAAACCTACAAGGTCAACGTCTATGCCGGGGATGACGAGTTGCAGGCTGGCATTGCGGAATGGATTCATGAGAATACGCGCATGCCCATGCCCAGGGTGTTGTCCCATGAAACCTACAGTGCACCTGCTACGGGCACCGCTCCTTCCGGTTCATGAACCGTGCCTCTCCTTTTGCTGATGATCCCGTGAGTGCCAATCAGGAAAACACCCGTGAACTCCGCGAGAACCGCCGCAGGCGCAGCCGTTTCATCCTGCCTGCGCCGCGCCATCTTGCCGCCGTGGCGGTGGGGGCCCTTCTTGCCGCCGTGCTGGTGCACTACCTGGGCTTCATCGTTCTGAGCTGGTTTGACCTGGGCATTCATGTGCACAAGGCACCCGCGGTTCAGGAGGACCGGAAGCCGCTGCCTGAGAAAATCGTGCTGAAAGCGGACGACCGTCCCGCACCGGATGTGGCGGAAGTGGTTGAAAAACCGGATATCGAGCAGCTTGAGGAAGTGCCGCCGGAATTGCCGGACCTGGAGGACATGCTGCCGGAACAGGTGGTGATCGCTCCGGGGGAAACCAGCTTTTCCGCCGATCCGGTTACTCCGTCCCCGCCGGAATCCCTCGCCCCCAGAATGCCGCAGGTGGACATGAATGCCGTCGCGAAGGGACTGCCTGAACCTTCTCCGCCCGAGATGCTGAAAACTTCCGCCAGCCCGGCGACTATCAAGACGGCGGAGCCGGACATGGTCAACCCGGACGAATGGTACAACAACAAGCTCAAGGGGGCTGGCGGCCAGGATGATTCCCATCTGCCGGACGGCAGTAAATCACTTTCCCAGTTGATGGCCCAGTCCTCCCTGGGCAAGGACAGCGGTTACAGCAGGCTGGGCGCGGACCTTCTGTTTGAATACAACAAGGCGGTGATGAAAAATTCCGCGCGCCTCAGCATGCTTCAGCTCGCCGGGCTGATGATGAAAAACCCGGACACGATTTTCATTGTAGAGGGGCATACGGACAGCTTCGGTTCCGGAGAATATAATGCCGTGCTCTCCCTGATGCGGGCCAATGCCGTGCGCCAGTGGCTGAAGGACAACGGCATTGCCCTGACGCGCCCGAACGGGGAATGCAGGCTCTACATACGCGCCTGCGGGGCCTCCCGCCCGGTAGTCTCCACGAAGGGGGACCGGAATGCCCAGGCTGCCAACCGCAGGGTGGAAATCCACATGCGCAAGCCGGGAGAGGAAATTCCCGCCGGAAGCCTGCCCGTCACGTATGCGGTGGATATGAATACCCCCATTGCCCGCCAGGTGCGGGCCGGCGTGGGCGCCGAGGCCAGAATCCCCGCTTCCGCAGGAGAAAGGAAAACGGCCCCTGCGGCGCGTCCGCCGTCTGCCGTCCCGGCAGCCCGTCCCGCTCCCGCTGCGCCGGGACGCCGGGAGAAGCCTGCGCCGCGGCAGGAAGTCATCCCTGAGGCGGAACCCGTTCCGGAAACCATTCCTTCCGCCGAACCCGTGGAAGAACACATTCCCTCGGCGGAGCCGGTGGAGGAGGATATTCCGCTGGCGGAACCCGTCGTGCATGCGGAGAGGCGCGCCGCGGTGAAGGGAGGACTGGCCTGAAATGGAACTGATGCGTTTTCTGCCGGTCCGTGCCTTGCCCAGGCCCGGACTGCCCCGGTATCTCTTCTCCTTTGACTTTGACGATACCCTGTTCACGTTGGGGGGCCCTGCGGAGGAAAGACGCGTTTTTTTCAGAACCATGCGTGGACTCCGGGCGCGGTACGGCGTGCTCTGGGGCATCAATACGGGGAGGGACCCCGTTTACCTGCGGGAAGGGTTGATGGACATGTTCCAGGGTAATCCGGAAGCGTTTGCCCCGGATTTTACGGTCACGATGGAACGGAACGTTCATCTGGCGGATGCGGAAGGGCGTCTGATGCCCGGCGTTCCGTGGAACGATGCCTGCTCCGTGGCCCATGACGACCTGTTCACCCGTCACGGCGGAATGCTGGAATCATTGATGGACCATCTGGAACACCGGTTCTCCGGGCTGGAACTCCGCAGGCAGGCCAATGACGCTTTTTCCCTGGTGGTGAACGATGCCTGCGGGCTGGATGACGTCTCCTGCGTCATTCAGGACACGGTTGGACCGTATGATGAAATCGTCACGCAGAGGGCGGGGCCTTACCTGCGTTTCAGCCACCGCGACTACAACAAGGGGACTTCCCTGGCTTTTGTAGCCTCACGGTTCGGTGTGCTTCCCGTCCATGCGGCCATCTTCGGAGACGGGCACAACGACCTGGACGCCATGCGCCATTTGCCGGAAGCGTTCCGGTGCTGTCCCTCCAATGCGGCGGAGGAAGTGAAAGCCATGGTAGCCTGCGGCCATGGATACATCAGCCCGGAACCGCGCACCCGCGGCGTGCTGGACGGCCTGATGCATGGCGCGTTCCCCCATTTCGGGATGAAGGCGGAGGTTCCGGAAGCGGACGCTTGAAAAACGGGGGACGCCGGATGCGGGGAAAATCGGTTTCCGGAATGTTCTTTCCATGAAAGCTCCCGCGGAAAAGGAAGAATCGTATTGACAAGAAATGTCTGCGATGCAGAAATAATGACGATTTATTCCGAATTCCGATCACATGAATATTCCTTCTTTTACCCGAAGCGTCTCCAGAGGTTCCGCCGTAGGCTGGTTTTTAGTGCTTCTGCTGGTTTGCGGAGCGGGAGCCGGATATTATCTGTACCAGGATAACCTGGCAAAAAGGAAAGCTGCCCAGGAATTGACTACCGAGCGTAAAATGAAGGAAAAGAAGGCCAGGGAAGCCGCTGAAAAACAGAGAATGCAGCGTGAGCGGGAAATCAGGGAGAAGAAGGAAAAGGAGAGGCAGGCAGAGCAGAAGGCGCGTGAGGAAGCCAGGGAAAAGAAGGAACGGCAGGCTGCGGAAGCGGCTCAAAAGCTCCGGGAGCAGGCTCAACGCGAAGAGAAGGAAAAGAAGAGGAGGGAGGAGCTGGAACGGCGCGAACGTGAGGAACAGGCCCGCAGGCAGGAGGAAAACATCCCTGTGGAAGAAGATGAGCCTGAACCGGAAGGGCGTTTTCCCCTGCCTGTGAAGAACCGGATGCCGGAGCTTTCCGTCTACTCAATCCCCTCCAGGGATGAAATTCAAACGGATAAGGACAAGCCGCTGGAAACATGGTCCTGGGGCAAGGCGGAAAAAATGGCGGGAATAGAGGAATTCCCTGCGGGAGCCGCCCCGTGGAAAAGAGGTGATGATACCCGCCGCATGCAGGAGCTTCTGGAAAAATGCCGGGAATGGAAGGACGCCAAGCTTTCCACCCTGAAGGCGTGCCCGGCGGCGAAGGATTTTCCCGGCGTTCCGGAGGACGGGGCCCAGACGGTAAGAAGGACGGTGGAAATAGATTCCAACATCGGCGGCTGGCACAGTACGGGACTGTATGCTCCCCCCGGAGGGGAAATCTCCTTTTCCCTGTCCGGCGCGCCCAAGGACAGCACGGTCAGCGTGCGCATAGGGTGCCATACGGACAGCCTGCACAAGCTGGATGAATGGAAAAGGGTTCCGGAAATAACCATGCAGGTTCCGGCGGACCGGGGCCGCGTGAAAATGGTGAACCCGATGGGCGGCCTGGTTTACGTGAATGTGGGCCAGCGTTCCAAACGGGGAAAAGTATTCAAGGTTCAGATTTCCGGAGCCGTGCCGGCCCCTCTGTTCGTCATGGGGAAGACCACTCCGGAACAATGGGCCGAACAACTGGAAAATACCAAGGCGCCGTGGGGGGAAATCTGTATGCCCCGCCTCATTGTCACGATGCCCGTGGAGCAGTTGAAGCGGTGTCCGGATGTTCAGAAAACGGCTGAATTCCTGCAAAAAAACATGGCCCTCCAGGACTGGATCATGGGATGGGACACCAAGCCGGACCGCCTGCATCACCCGATGCGTTTTGTCGTGGACAGGCAGATTTCCGCCGGGGCCGGGCATTCCGGTTATCCCGCCATGGCTACGAAGGACTGGACGGACTCCATTGCCAGCGGCTCCATCATCCATTCCGGAAGCTGGGGGCTGTGGCATGAACTGGGGCATAACCACCAGTCGCCTCCGTTTACGATGGAGGGCCAGACGGAAGTATCCGTCAACATCTTCTCCATGGTCTGCGAGGTAATGGGCACCGGGAAAAACTTTGAATCCTGCTGGGGCGGCGGCATGGGGCCGTACGGCATGAGCGCTGAGATGAAAAAGTACTTCTCCGGCGACCAGACCTACAATGAAGCGCCCAACAAGGTGCAGCTCTTCTTCTGGGTGGAGCTGATGTACTATCTGGGATTTGACGCTTTCCGGCAGGTGGCCCTTCAATTCCATGACAAGCCGTACGACAACGGCAAGCTGAGTGATGAAAAGAAATGGGAATGGGTCATGAACGCCTTCTCCAAGGTCACGGGAAAAAACATGGGGCCTTTCTTTAAAATCTGGCGCATGCCGGTTTCCGAACGCGCCGCGGACAGGATGAAAGACCTTCCCGTCTGGCTGCCTTCCAAGGACTACCCGGCCTGCTATACCGCGGAGGAATAAAAAGGTTCCGGGATTATGAGGGCTTCCGTTGCCGCACTCGCGTCTGGACGGTTCCGGCGGCGGGGGCTAGGATGGCGGAGCTGATGAAATGGCTGAATGACTGGCTGGGCTTTTTCAAGCCCCTTCAGGTGAGGAACCTGCAAATCTTCTGGTCCGGGCAGGCCGCCGCCCTGATCGGGATGTGGCTGCAGGTGACGGCCATGGGCATTCTTGTGTACGACATTTCCGGCGGCTCCGCCACGGCGGTGGGCTTCCTGGCCGCCCTGAACGCGCTCCCTTTCTTTCTGGGCGGCATGCTGCTGGCCGGGCTGGGAGACCGTTTTGACAGGAGAAAACTGCTCATAGCCGTGCAATGCGTCCAATGGCTGGTGGCCGTAGCCCTGTTTCTGCTGACGATGCTGGACATGCTCCAGCTATGGCACTTGTATGCCGCCGGGCTGGTCATGGGCGTCAACCAGACGGTGGGCTTTCCCACGCAGCAGGCTTTTGTGGGCGATCTGATCCCGCGCAGGCAGTTGCAGGAGGCCGTGGGCATGTACTCCCTGGTATTCAACACGTGCCGCGCCGTAGGTCCGGCGCTGGCCGGCTACATCATTGCGGAATGGGGGGCCGGAACCGCCTTTGGCGGCAATGTCGTGGCAAGCCTGCCGTTGGTAGGCTGCCTGGTAGCTCTGAAAGGACGCGTTGCGGATACCTCCGCCCCTAAAAAGCAGCGCGGGGCCGGAAGAAAGGCCTCCGGGCTCAAGGCGGTGCTTTCTACGCGCAGCCTGCTCTTCATCATGATCAGCGCGCTCATTCAGAACATCTGCGGGCAATCCCTTTACCAGATTGTTCCGGCATTGATGCACGGGAACCCAAGGAATACCGGCCTCATTCTGGGAGCGGTCGGAGCCGGTGCCATGGTGAGCATCCTCTTTGTCCTGCCGTTTGCGCGCAAAAGCGACAGGGTGGGGGCCAAGCTCTCCTCGGGCACGCTGTGGATGGGGAGCGCATTATGCGTGGCCGGCATCATTCCCGTGGTGGAAATACAGGCCCTCTGCTTCTTCTTTGCCGGTCTGGCTACTTCTTCCCTCTTTGTCACCTCTTCATCCGCCGTGCAGCTTCTGGCGCCGCCGGAACGCAAATCTGCCATTCTGGGGCTGTTCAGCATCGTTACGATTGGAGTGCAGCCTTTGGCGGCCATGGGCTGGGGAGCCGTGGTGGATGTTTGGGGAGTCCAGGCGACGATCATCATGGCGGGAGGGCTGGAAGCCTTGTTCTCCATCTGGATGCTAAGCGTTCCGTTCTGGCGCAACTTCAAATTCTCTCCGGATGATTGTCCTGAGGCAACCTGACGGATCCTTGTCATTTGGCGGCATGGGAAAATTGCCGTCCCGTATTCCGCTGGCTTTTAAGAATTGGTCAGGAAGATGCGATTCGGGAAGTTCCTGGCGGCGGGAATTCCGGAATGCGGCTTGGAAGAGGCTGGAAAGGCAGTTCTTGAACCTGTTTTACTGAAAAGAGAGCAGGCGTATTCCGGTCCTGCGGGAAAATTGAAAGCCGCTTCTGCCGTTTTTCTCCTGGCGGGAATCATCTGCGGCCTTGCAGGGAGAATGTGCCTCCCTGCCGGCAGGACTCTTCAGGGAAAAAGGAAAACTTGGCAGACCGTCCTTCCGGGAAATAGCCTTCCTGCTTGAATGATTCCTGTTTTTCAGGCGGACGGAATGTGGATTTTTCCCCAGCAAAAAAGGAGGAAGGAGGTAAATATCCGGAAAAGGGAAGAACCGGGTTTGTTAATGCCCCGGCTTTGCCTCGTGTTCGGAATAGCTGATGCCCAGCATGCAGATATCGTCGGCCTGGTTGGTGCAGCCGGTGAATTTTGCTACGCAGGTAAGGGCCTGATGGACAAAATCCTTGGTGCTCTTGGGGGATGAATTATTGAAATAATCGATCAGCCTCTCCACGCCCAGCTCTTCCCCTTCCGAATTGGCGGCTTC
The genomic region above belongs to Akkermansia massiliensis and contains:
- a CDS encoding OmpA family protein, translating into MSANQENTRELRENRRRRSRFILPAPRHLAAVAVGALLAAVLVHYLGFIVLSWFDLGIHVHKAPAVQEDRKPLPEKIVLKADDRPAPDVAEVVEKPDIEQLEEVPPELPDLEDMLPEQVVIAPGETSFSADPVTPSPPESLAPRMPQVDMNAVAKGLPEPSPPEMLKTSASPATIKTAEPDMVNPDEWYNNKLKGAGGQDDSHLPDGSKSLSQLMAQSSLGKDSGYSRLGADLLFEYNKAVMKNSARLSMLQLAGLMMKNPDTIFIVEGHTDSFGSGEYNAVLSLMRANAVRQWLKDNGIALTRPNGECRLYIRACGASRPVVSTKGDRNAQAANRRVEIHMRKPGEEIPAGSLPVTYAVDMNTPIARQVRAGVGAEARIPASAGERKTAPAARPPSAVPAARPAPAAPGRREKPAPRQEVIPEAEPVPETIPSAEPVEEHIPSAEPVEEDIPLAEPVVHAERRAAVKGGLA
- a CDS encoding HAD family hydrolase, with the translated sequence MRGLRARYGVLWGINTGRDPVYLREGLMDMFQGNPEAFAPDFTVTMERNVHLADAEGRLMPGVPWNDACSVAHDDLFTRHGGMLESLMDHLEHRFSGLELRRQANDAFSLVVNDACGLDDVSCVIQDTVGPYDEIVTQRAGPYLRFSHRDYNKGTSLAFVASRFGVLPVHAAIFGDGHNDLDAMRHLPEAFRCCPSNAAEEVKAMVACGHGYISPEPRTRGVLDGLMHGAFPHFGMKAEVPEADA
- a CDS encoding M60 family metallopeptidase → MNIPSFTRSVSRGSAVGWFLVLLLVCGAGAGYYLYQDNLAKRKAAQELTTERKMKEKKAREAAEKQRMQREREIREKKEKERQAEQKAREEAREKKERQAAEAAQKLREQAQREEKEKKRREELERREREEQARRQEENIPVEEDEPEPEGRFPLPVKNRMPELSVYSIPSRDEIQTDKDKPLETWSWGKAEKMAGIEEFPAGAAPWKRGDDTRRMQELLEKCREWKDAKLSTLKACPAAKDFPGVPEDGAQTVRRTVEIDSNIGGWHSTGLYAPPGGEISFSLSGAPKDSTVSVRIGCHTDSLHKLDEWKRVPEITMQVPADRGRVKMVNPMGGLVYVNVGQRSKRGKVFKVQISGAVPAPLFVMGKTTPEQWAEQLENTKAPWGEICMPRLIVTMPVEQLKRCPDVQKTAEFLQKNMALQDWIMGWDTKPDRLHHPMRFVVDRQISAGAGHSGYPAMATKDWTDSIASGSIIHSGSWGLWHELGHNHQSPPFTMEGQTEVSVNIFSMVCEVMGTGKNFESCWGGGMGPYGMSAEMKKYFSGDQTYNEAPNKVQLFFWVELMYYLGFDAFRQVALQFHDKPYDNGKLSDEKKWEWVMNAFSKVTGKNMGPFFKIWRMPVSERAADRMKDLPVWLPSKDYPACYTAEE
- a CDS encoding MFS transporter — translated: MKWLNDWLGFFKPLQVRNLQIFWSGQAAALIGMWLQVTAMGILVYDISGGSATAVGFLAALNALPFFLGGMLLAGLGDRFDRRKLLIAVQCVQWLVAVALFLLTMLDMLQLWHLYAAGLVMGVNQTVGFPTQQAFVGDLIPRRQLQEAVGMYSLVFNTCRAVGPALAGYIIAEWGAGTAFGGNVVASLPLVGCLVALKGRVADTSAPKKQRGAGRKASGLKAVLSTRSLLFIMISALIQNICGQSLYQIVPALMHGNPRNTGLILGAVGAGAMVSILFVLPFARKSDRVGAKLSSGTLWMGSALCVAGIIPVVEIQALCFFFAGLATSSLFVTSSSAVQLLAPPERKSAILGLFSIVTIGVQPLAAMGWGAVVDVWGVQATIIMAGGLEALFSIWMLSVPFWRNFKFSPDDCPEAT